A genomic region of Cotesia glomerata isolate CgM1 linkage group LG9, MPM_Cglom_v2.3, whole genome shotgun sequence contains the following coding sequences:
- the LOC123271193 gene encoding cytochrome P450 6a8-like: NLLSNIYFITFVLLSLLFYLYFTSTFNYWSDRGVLYKKPTIIFGNYFDSIAFRKSLPEVTKEMYNWFDAPFFGVFRVRAPILIIRDPKLIKSVLVKDFNYFVNRGIPTNFQDPLSCHLFNLEGDKWRNLRTKLTSAFSEGKIKKMVILLQECSGIFEKLINEASISNAPVDVRELTVNFMIDVIGSCAFGIQINALTEKESEFHRAAKKISKPGFKSQLWRLLRTSIPQVYKFLGIQINDPNVTKFFQDVVKQMVALRESDGSRQRRNDFMDLLVDLKRKNQSNRHSDQDNIEFDENMIAPQAYVFFVAGYETSSNTIAFCLYELATNKEIQNKVKAEIALVMKKHKELTYESIKEMKYLEKVILETLRKYPPAATIGRKCENTYKLPGTILTIPAGMRVIIPVYGIHHDPNYYPEPDKFNPDRFDDNNIQIFNTFLPFGEGPRSCIGIRFAKLSMKFGLISFLKNHRVELSDKTITPIKFTVQSMVTSSKNGIWLNIHRDN; the protein is encoded by the exons aatttattatctaatatctattttataacttttgtacttttatcacttttattttatttatatttcacaagtaCATTCAATTATTGGTCCGATCGCGGTGTTTTGTATAAAAAACCAACAATAATATTTGGTAATTACTTTGATTCGATAGCATTTCGTAAATCACTACCAGAAGTGACGAAAGAAATGTACAATTGGTTTGATGCACCTTTTTTTGGTGTATTTCGTGTCCGTGCGCCGATTTTAATAATCAGAGATCCTAAACTGATCAAATCCGTGCTTGTGAAAGACTTTAACTATTTTGTAAATCGGGGAATCCCAACAAATTTCCAGGACCCGTTATCCTGCCATCTGTTCAATTTGGAGGGAGACAAATGGAGAAATTTAAGAACAAAATTAACTTCAGCATTTTCGGagggaaaaattaaaaaaatggttaTATTGTTGCAAGAGTGTTCaggtatttttgaaaaactaatTAACGAAGCATCAATTAGTAATGCTCCGGTAGACGTACGTGAATTGAcggtaaattttatgattgaCGTCATTGGAAGCTGTGCATTTGGAATACAAATAAATGCACTGACTGAAAAAGAATCGGAGTTTCATCGTGCGGCCAAGAAAATATCTAAGCCAGGATTTAAAAGTCAGCTTTGGAGATTGTTACGCACGTCTATTCCacaagtttataaatttttgggaATTCAAATTAATGATCCAAatgttactaaatttttccaaGACGTTGTTAAGCAAATGGTTGCTTTGCGCGAAAGCGATGGTTCTCGGCAAAGAAGAAATGATTTTATGGATTTGTTGGTTGACTTAAAACGCAAAAATCAGTCTAATCGTCATTCTGATCAAGATAATAtag aATTCGATGAAAATATGATAGCCCCTCAAGCGTATGTATTCTTCGTCGCTGGATATGAGACATCATCCAATACCATAGCTTTTTGCCTTTACGAGTTGGCGACAAATaaagaaattcaaaataaagtaaaagctGAAATTGCCTTAGTGATGAAAAAACACAAAGAATTAACTTATGAGTCAATAAAAGAGATGAAATATCttgaaaaagttattctag aaACACTCCGCAAATATCCGCCGGCTGCAACGATTGGCCGAAAATGTGAAAACACATACAAACTTCCTGGTACAATACTAACAATACCAGCTGGAATGAGAGTAATTATTCCAGTTTACGGAATACATCACGATCCAAATTATTATCCAGAGCCAGATAAGTTTAATCCAGATAGATttgatgacaataatattcaaatttttaacacattCCTACCATTTGGCGAGGGACCACGCAGTTGTATCG GTATTCGATTTGCCAAGCTATCAATGAAATTTGGACTGATatcttttttgaaaaatcatcgAGTTGAACTTTCTGATAAAACAATTActccaataaaatttactgtacAAAGCATGGTTACAAGTAGTAAAAATGGTATTTGGTTAAATATTCACcgtgataattaa